The bacterium YEK0313 genome includes a region encoding these proteins:
- the cmpD_11 gene encoding Bicarbonate transport ATP-binding protein CmpD, with the protein MARQLPYLSIEAVDKTFARGAAGNNVLRDVSLTIDKGEYVSIIGHSGCGKSTLLNIIAGLTPATTGAVLLEDREVNAPGPERAVVFQNHSLLPWLTVYDNVRLAVDKVFAARKSRGERHDWTLHVLELVHMAHARDRRPAEISGGMKQRVGIARALAMEPKILLLDEPFGALDALTRAHLQDQVMQIHAALGNTMIMITHDVDEAVLLSDRIVMMTNGPSATIGEILTVPLARPRRRLELVADPAYIRAREAVLKFLYERHAFIDAA; encoded by the coding sequence ATGGCGCGACAGCTCCCCTATCTGTCGATCGAGGCGGTCGACAAGACCTTCGCCCGAGGCGCTGCCGGCAACAATGTGCTGCGCGACGTCTCGCTCACCATCGACAAGGGCGAATATGTCTCGATCATTGGTCATTCCGGCTGCGGGAAATCGACCCTGCTCAACATCATCGCCGGCCTGACCCCGGCGACGACCGGCGCCGTGCTGCTCGAGGACCGCGAGGTCAACGCCCCGGGGCCCGAGCGCGCCGTGGTTTTCCAGAACCATTCGCTGCTGCCCTGGCTGACCGTCTACGACAATGTCCGCCTTGCCGTGGACAAGGTCTTCGCGGCGCGCAAATCGCGCGGCGAGCGGCATGACTGGACGCTGCACGTGCTGGAGCTCGTGCATATGGCGCATGCCCGCGACCGCCGGCCCGCCGAGATTTCCGGCGGCATGAAACAACGTGTCGGCATTGCCCGGGCGCTCGCCATGGAGCCGAAGATCCTGCTGCTCGACGAGCCCTTCGGTGCGCTCGACGCGCTCACCCGCGCGCATCTGCAGGATCAGGTCATGCAGATCCATGCCGCGCTTGGCAACACCATGATCATGATCACCCACGACGTCGACGAGGCGGTGCTGCTCTCCGACCGGATCGTGATGATGACCAACGGCCCGTCCGCCACCATCGGTGAGATCCTCACCGTGCCGCTGGCGCGCCCCAGGCGGCGCCTCGAACTGGTCGCCGATCCCGCCTATATCCGGGCACGCGAGGCGGTGCTCAAATTCCTCTACGAGCGCCACGCCTTCATCGACGCCGCGTGA
- the cmpB_5 gene encoding Bicarbonate transport system permease protein CmpB, with amino-acid sequence MPRVALKAVESPVMPPAITQAAAPARATVIALPAAPRPSLAARLKPKMTALLATVVPPLVTLLVILLVWEILCSGRGATLPPPSQVWKEAGELILDPFFVNGSQDIGLGWRVLTSLQRVAIGFGLAAAAGIVIGAIVGQSTWAMRGLDPIFQVLRTVPPLAWLPISLAAFRDANPSAIFVIFITAIWPVLINTAVGIRNIPQDYRNVAAVLRLNHLEFFWKIMLPSAAPYIFTGLRIGVGLAWLAIVAAEMLTGGVGIGFFIWDAWNSSRLPDIIVALVYIGLVGFVLDRLIAGLATIVTRGTAAN; translated from the coding sequence ATGCCGCGTGTCGCCCTGAAAGCCGTCGAGAGCCCGGTCATGCCGCCAGCCATCACGCAAGCTGCCGCACCGGCGCGTGCAACCGTCATCGCCCTGCCCGCCGCTCCCCGTCCGAGCCTCGCCGCGCGGCTGAAACCGAAAATGACGGCGCTGCTCGCCACCGTCGTGCCGCCTCTGGTCACCCTCCTGGTGATCCTGCTCGTCTGGGAGATCCTCTGCTCCGGGCGCGGCGCCACCTTGCCGCCGCCCTCGCAGGTCTGGAAGGAAGCCGGCGAACTGATCCTCGATCCGTTCTTCGTCAACGGCAGCCAGGATATCGGCCTCGGCTGGCGGGTTCTGACCTCGCTGCAGCGGGTCGCCATCGGCTTCGGCCTCGCCGCAGCGGCCGGCATCGTCATCGGCGCCATCGTCGGCCAGTCCACCTGGGCCATGCGCGGGCTCGATCCGATCTTCCAGGTGCTGCGCACCGTGCCGCCGCTCGCCTGGCTGCCGATCTCGCTCGCCGCCTTTCGCGACGCCAATCCGAGCGCGATCTTCGTGATCTTCATCACCGCCATCTGGCCGGTGCTGATCAACACCGCCGTCGGCATCCGCAACATCCCGCAGGACTATCGCAACGTCGCCGCCGTGCTCCGGCTCAATCACCTCGAATTCTTCTGGAAGATCATGCTGCCTTCGGCGGCACCCTATATCTTCACCGGCCTGCGGATCGGCGTCGGCCTCGCCTGGCTCGCCATCGTCGCCGCGGAAATGCTGACCGGCGGCGTCGGCATCGGCTTCTTCATCTGGGACGCTTGGAACTCCTCGCGGCTGCCCGACATCATCGTGGCGCTGGTCTATATCGGCCTCGTGGGTTTCGTCCTCGACCGCCTGATCGCCGGCCTCGCCACCATCGTCACCCGCGGCACGGCCGCCAATTGA
- the nasD gene encoding Nitrite reductase [NAD(P)H], with translation MSEPLVVIGNGMAAARFVEELGRHALGRYSVLVIGAEPVLAYNRVLLSSLLAGEVGPDDIELKPRAWWQAQGVTLIYGRQALAIDVAGRRVVMAGGGSVPFAKLVLATGSAPIRLPKPGMDLPGVLTFRDRGDVAAMLASVTAAPRVVVIGGGLLGIEAAHGLASAGAKVTLVHLMDRLMERQLDTEAAGLLAEALRARGIEVLLGADTEAVEGEKAVRAVRLADGRRLAADLVVAAVGITPNVALAKAAGLATGRGIVVDDRLTTSDPDIHAIGECAEHRGLCYGLVEPAYEQARTLARHLAGRPEAYSGTVTATNLKVSGIPVFSAGDINGAEGSEVVVWRDPGLAHYRKLVLKDDVLTGAVLFGETGDGLWYHELIRCGERLGRRREACIFGRHLAEAA, from the coding sequence ATGTCCGAACCGCTGGTCGTGATCGGCAATGGCATGGCCGCCGCCCGCTTCGTCGAGGAGCTCGGCCGCCACGCCCTCGGACGCTATTCGGTGCTGGTCATCGGTGCCGAGCCGGTGCTCGCCTACAACCGGGTGCTGCTCTCCTCGCTGCTCGCCGGCGAGGTCGGCCCCGACGACATCGAGCTGAAGCCGCGCGCCTGGTGGCAGGCACAGGGGGTCACGCTGATCTATGGCCGGCAGGCCCTGGCGATCGACGTCGCCGGCCGGCGCGTGGTCATGGCCGGCGGCGGCTCGGTGCCTTTTGCCAAGCTGGTGCTGGCGACAGGCTCCGCACCGATCCGCCTGCCGAAGCCCGGCATGGATCTTCCCGGCGTGCTCACCTTCCGCGACCGTGGCGACGTTGCCGCCATGCTCGCATCGGTGACCGCCGCGCCGCGGGTCGTGGTGATCGGCGGCGGCCTTCTCGGCATCGAGGCCGCTCACGGCCTCGCCAGCGCCGGCGCCAAGGTCACCCTGGTCCATCTGATGGACAGGCTGATGGAACGCCAGCTCGACACCGAGGCGGCAGGCCTGCTGGCCGAAGCCCTGCGTGCGCGCGGGATCGAGGTGCTGCTCGGCGCCGACACCGAGGCGGTCGAGGGCGAAAAGGCCGTCAGGGCCGTCCGGCTCGCCGACGGGCGGCGCCTCGCCGCCGACCTCGTCGTGGCCGCGGTCGGCATCACGCCCAATGTCGCGCTGGCAAAGGCCGCGGGCCTCGCGACCGGCCGCGGCATCGTGGTCGACGACCGGCTGACGACCTCCGATCCCGATATTCACGCCATCGGCGAATGTGCCGAGCACCGCGGTCTCTGCTACGGCCTGGTCGAGCCGGCCTATGAGCAGGCGCGCACGCTGGCACGCCACCTGGCGGGCCGGCCGGAGGCCTATTCGGGCACGGTCACCGCCACCAACCTGAAGGTCTCGGGCATCCCCGTCTTCTCCGCGGGCGACATCAACGGCGCCGAGGGCAGCGAGGTGGTCGTCTGGCGCGACCCGGGCCTCGCGCACTATCGCAAGCTGGTGCTCAAGGACGACGTGCTGACCGGCGCCGTCCTGTTCGGCGAAACCGGCGACGGCCTCTGGTATCACGAGCTGATCCGGTGCGGCGAAAGGCTTGGACGCCGGCGCGAGGCCTGCATCTTCGGCCGGCACCTCGCCGAGGCCGCCTGA